In Lycium ferocissimum isolate CSIRO_LF1 chromosome 3, AGI_CSIRO_Lferr_CH_V1, whole genome shotgun sequence, the genomic window CACCTCAATTAAAAGAACTTCTCATATTAACTGAGATGGCGACTCGTTTGAGTTGCTAACTACATGATTGGCATGACTACTTTATGTCATCATTTAGAGGATCGAATGGCTTTCCATATTCGCACATTAAAGTTCTAGTTACGAGTTATAaataattgtaatttttttatttaatatataaataatttattcaaaatttgataattttttaaaagaattcatagctcataaacttaaaattctGAATCGACGCTCATGTTGTTACTTAATTAGTTTTGCCCTGAAAAAGTTGCTAGTGGGGGTTACATGAAAAGAATTCTTGTTGTCTTCTATACAAAAAATGCTTAATGAGTAAATTTTATATACAAGGCAATATAAATCAAATGGGTTATGATAGAATTTTTCGAATCCATAAAGTTCGATCTTTGAAACCACCTCTGCTGCTATATAAATTGATGTGTAAAAGAATTTACACTTTTATGTATGTGTCACCTAGAAAATAATTACAGGAGTTGCATAATAATCGACAATTGTGTCATAAAAATAAAGCTAACTAGAAAATTACGTGCATATATGTTACAAATAGATTAAATGACATAgataatataaaatttatttacgtACGCGTTCGTTTGtcatatataagttaaatcctaTCATTGCTATCTTGTCCAGTGTAGGTTCTACTATGTACTGTATATATCACGGCACTACCACTCTTTAGGTTCTATCTATCTAAAAATAGAGTACTCTATCCTCATTCATCTCATATGCGGTTGTTCCATCAATATATCCAAAAGTTAGGTTTTGATACTATTTTTGTTAAACggacaaagaagaaaagactAAAAAGATATCATAAACAGCATCAAATTGAACTTCCTCTGGGTCAAATATTATAAATACGTACACGCACACACTTACAAGCAATACTAGCAAATTATAGCATCATCTtcaatatgacaacaaaatatgaagttgttgttgttattgtgccATTTCCAGCTCAAGGTCACCTCAATCAGCTCCTTCATCTCTCTTCTCTCATTTCATCTTACAATATTCCAGTACATTATGTTAGTACAAAAACTCATACTCGTCAAGCCAAAATTCGAGCTTATGGTTTATCtcattccaataatattcatttccatgaattttcaaCACCTTCATTTCAATCACCTCCACCAAACCCTAATTCCAATATCAAATTTCCTTCACACCTTCAACCTTCATTTGAATCATCGTATCATCTTAGAAACCCTGTGTCTTCACTTCTACGATCTTTATCGTCAACAGCACGTcgagttgttgttgttcatgatTCTTTAATGGCTTATGTTGTTCAAGATTTCACTTCATTACCAAATGCTGAGTCCTATAACTTTCATAGTGTGTCCGCTTTTACTATCTTCTTGTTTCTATGGGAAGCTATGGGAAAGCCTTTCCCTATTGAGGCTGAAATGCTAGAAAACCTACCATCTCTGGAAGGTGGATCTCTTATTtttaatctctctctctctctctcgtttttttttttttttttttttttttttttttttttgttttgttgttgtttaaaGTTAGTGTAGAGATTCTTTTATAGTACTAGGTCACGGTCTGCCTATCATAGTAACTATATGTGTTATTTTCAATATTACAAATCTCATATTTCATGGGGTTATCAGTAGGGTGGAAAAATTAGCTTAGGAAAATCGGGCCAGCCCAAATTTTTAACCCGCCCATTTACAACTTAATTAGCTCATGTTGACTCGTCTAACTTCAGCTCATCTAAAAGTTAGGCTGATTTGGGCTAAATGTGCAGTCCACTCATCAAAATCCTTGTCAAattagttaatatttttttttgtttgatatgttatttAAAGTTGtaacaagaaaaaaagtttcattagttttatttgataattaataaattataagaaaacaaacaaagaaattaaaacttgatAAGAGTTGGGTAGGTTGGTCTATATACTACCCATTGTATAGCCATCTTATTTCAATCCTACTAACTTTTGGGCATGCAGGGTTGGATACTGACCCATTTATTGATTCTGCCTGTTTTGATTTGTCCAAATTCAGTCTCAACCGCCTATTGCCACCCCTAGATATTTGTAGATATCTTTTGGATGATCAAGTAGTTATAAAAAGTTCTTTACGTTGTCAGTGTATACAAAATTAAACTCTTTCTTATTAACaatctcttatatatatatatttttttttgtgctgtAATCTTGAAGGTTGTTTCACGTCAGAGTTTATGGATTTCATGGCTGCTCAAAGGAAATACTCAAAACCTGATTCTGGAAATATTTACAACACAAGCAGAGTTATCGaaggaaaatttattaatttactTGAAAAAGAACcaataaaaagaaacaaaagacaATGGGCTATAGGTCCATTCAATCCAGTGATGACTACTCGTTATTCAAGCAACAATTTATCAATCTGTCAACGTCACAAATGTTTGGTATGGCTTGATAAACAATCTCCAAAATCAGTCATCTTTATTTCATTTGGAACAACAACTTCACTAAAAGATGAACAAATCAAAGAGCTTTGTATAGGGTTAGAAGAAAGTGGCATAAAGTTCATTTGGGCATTGAGAGATGCTGATAAAGGAGATATTTTCTCAGGAGAAGTGAGAAAAATTGAACTTCCAAAAGGGTATGAAGAGAggataataataaaaaataagggaaTTATAATAAGAGATTGGGCACCACAATTGGAGATTTTAGGACATTTATCAATTGGTGCATTTATGAGCCAttgtggatggaattcatgcatGGAAAGTTTATCTATGGGAGTTCCTATTATTGCATGGCCCATGCATTCTGACCAACCAAGAAATAGCCTTTTAATAACCAAGTTTTTAAGAGTTGGAATTATTGTGAATAATTGGGAACGTAGAAATGAAGTGGTGAAATCACATATTATTAAAAAAGTCATTGTGACACTTATGGTGAATAATGCACGAAATGAAATTCGTCGGAGAGCGGCGGAATTAGGAGTGGCTATTCGGAGATCGGTGGTGGAAGGCGGCCAGACGAGGAAGGAATTGGATTCTTTCATTGCTCAAATCACTAGATAAACATAATGTGGCAAATAGGCGGATTGGATCAAATTAAAGCAGCTAATGGATTATGACCTCATATAGAGGTTGTTTGTGTCAAATACCGAGTTATGATTCAACCCGTCTAAGATGTCTCAATCTCATCTccttttttatgtattttgctttttgaaaagaataaaatgaCCAGTGAAAGCTAATGTAATTTTTAGCTTATGTTCCTCAAATTTGCATAATTCGCAATCTCCAAATTTGACATTATATATTTGAGTTTATGTTATATGTTTGCATAATTGTATAAAGCTTTATGATGATGAAAGTGTTCCCATGCATGGAGGCATGGACAAGTTGTCCAACTGCGTGAAAAATGAGGATTTGGATAGCCTTATTCCGTGTATCGTTTGTGGGACGTCGACGTTCCAAGGGTTTGTTGATATGTTTTGTTTGTTTCAAAAATCTAAAGCATATATATGTTGAGTTGCACATGTGGTTTGTTGTAGTGAATAATAACAAATACATGTTGAACTTATTGTAGTGAATAATAACAAATACTTGGAGTTCAACACTAAGCGATGGCTGAGTCAGAATTttcactaataaaaaaaaataagcacaTGAAGAAGGCAAGAGAATTGAACGGGTAGTgagtgtttatatatatacataaaaaatacgCAGTGTAATTGGTCGATGAAAGAGCGTCAATTGACTCCCCTTCAATAAAGATAGCTCCATCACTGTCGaccttatattttgtataaagATATGAGTCACTACAATAAAAAATGAGATAATTACGAACTTCGTTACTAAACTGGCATTTAATAGCTCGTAGCTAACaaaatttttcataatttattGTTTATTCATCGTTAAATTTCTTGCTGCTTAACTGCAAAATTTGTTTGTCGAACgataatttttgtattttgtatagTGAGTGAATTTGGacttttttacaaaataaatatatttgtctAAGGTCTTTGTCTTGTGATGTTGAAAGTGTCTACTTCCTGTTCCATGGACGGTGGATTGTCATTACTGAGAGAAAAATAAGGACTTGGATGGGTAATATATTGCAGTTACCTGACatcgaagaaaaaaagaaatgagaaaccaaaaaaagaaatagtaaTATACTAATTTGGACATAGACTCGTTGAATCAATTTAAAATTGcgacataattaattaattgatgtATTTCTCTTGTGATCAAATGCTCCTATTTATCCCGGCTACCATGTTGATGTTAATTGTGTGTAACTATCGCGTTTAGAGCTTAGTTAGCTGTCAAACAGAGCCTACTTTTAGTTACGGTTAACCCCCATTCTATTGCAAATATTAATAACGACATTGATATCACAactgaaacaaagaaaaaatgaatttgacaACAAAAAGCTTTCATAAGTTAATTGCTTATTTAATGTCTTACGTCTATCATGGGATTCTTGTCCCAAGATTTTGCGCAACAAACCGTGGGTACTTCACGTGGTCAACACCAAAAATTCCGATGAAGCACGTGAAATTTATAAGAAGGgtatctaatgacattattaatTAAGTACCCCATTTTAGACTagtcattttcatttccattatTAGCATCTTTACATTTAGCGTCTACCAAAATAGAAATGTATTCGTcgttttgttcttcttttcattttagtTGAAGTCTTCAAATTTTCGTGAaaagtataaaaaaattaaaatcaagcCAAATACAACTAAACTGTAAGGTAGAGGTAAGTATTGTGTATACACTATCTTTCCCATACCCTAAACGGTAAGGTAGAGAGGTAAATACAAGTAAACTGTAACTTCGTCATTCTCCAAGTAGCATACGCTAATGCGAATATGTGCGagtcaaataatttattttatttttttacaataaacattacttattatttataattagaAGTGTTGTTATCCGTCTCATCAAAGAAAGTTTTACACGGTTGACGCATTATTCAAATCCATACTATGAACAGAGGCggataaaaaaatttaagtttatGAATATATTATGGATTCTAAAAAGGGTAGTTTATTGGACctcaataaattatttataaatatttaatagatttttttatacaaatacaACATTTTGGCTAAAATTATTCAGTTTTATTAAATCCGTGCTAGAACTCTAGCTCCGTCAATGATTATGAACCATATCTCAAGCTCTATACTATTCTCAACCAAGAGGCTCTAGCATTAGAACGTTAATTATGACGAATATTTTGATGGGACCGTTTAATTACAAATACAGCTGATTGTGAATATTTTtcctattaatttttttttttctttccgcTCCTTAATACAACATGGAATTGAGATTTTGCTCAAATCTAAATCAATTAACTATTGGAAAGGTTTCGCTGAAAGCACAATGTAATGTGGATGTTGGCAATTGACATGTTGCCAGCTACGGTTGTTATTTAAGACACTtggtaggcgtttggacatgcggtttAAAACcttgagatgaaatcagcgtttggacatgcattccatggtttgaaaccccaaatcatccaaaaaggcatgatttgggatttcaaatattttaaatataaaatttgacccataaatttatattttgtaaaaagagacccataagttggtagatatttttaataattactcccaccaaccatttaccaacctcattaacttccaccaacctttatttatgtctaccaacctctgtactattcatgttaaattttcgtttttattgaactaaagtttgatcaattgatgttgtattttttagaaaggtttTCTAGtaacgtattaattttgttatgaactatgacttgttcatttgataagattgtataagaattgggaaagttttgatagttttcacaacttctggggtttttatgtctatacgAGAAGATACAacttaagatatccaaattcatgtccaaacatgatttgaaaccacGATTTCAAACCATATCCAAACCACTCCTTGTTATGCtagatttaaaattttaattgtgGTCCCATGATAAAACTAGATTGATTTGATCAGTATTGGTCAGACCGATCATATCTGTGAATTGTATGAGTAAACCGATTCAACTTATAGCGTCTAATCTGAAATAATAGGAAAAATGAAACTTTTTAACCGTTTAATTAATATTTGGAATTCAGTGACTCGATTAATTCTGATTAGATCGTGTTAGGCAGAGGCCGAACCCGAATTTGAAGCTCATGTATTTGTGTTTGGTACTTTAGTACTTTTGAATTATTGGGTTCTAGATTAATAATCtgtacatattaaataaattattaatataaataCGAGATTTGAACCAAAATTACTAAGTTTTGTCAAATCCGCTTATATTTCTACACTTCACCTCCACCCCTAGTGTTAGGCTCTTAAAACACTCCCTATTAGAAAATTTTCCATTCTCTAGATTCAAACTTGAGATTGCGGATTAGTTTTTCTCTCCCTAGAGTGGTCTTCTCTCCCTAGAGTGGTCCAACTTTCAGACAATGAACTAGTCATTGCATTGGGGTTTAAAACATGATTCTTTTTATCCTCATTCACATGCTCGACCACATCGTAAAGACCAAGTCGCCATTCAAGATACATTGAATATTGCAATTTGCAAGTGTTGGGTCATGAGTCTAATACTTTATCGGGAAAATGACATAATAATATCtatttaagactctatattacaaaatataagtatactttttcttatttacaaaacataccaacttaattacaaaacataacgaatttgcaaaaataaaaaacccacCCTTCCCCACTTTTTCTCGTTCTCTGTATTAATAGATCCCCTACCCTACCccttttttccaattctttgtTTCATACACATCCAAAAACCCACCCTTCTCGTTTCACACAGATCCCCACCCTTTCCCCCTTTTCCCTATTCTCCATATCATACAGAtctccaccccaccccacccacttTTTCCTATTCTTTGTTTCTTACAGATCCACATCCTTCCCTTAAAACATGGGAGGTGATTTTGATAGATGGGCACGTGAATTTTTCTCTATCGCTTCGGGAAAGGATCAATGATCCGTGTTTTTCAACTGTGAGAATTTGGTGAGAATTTGCAGCGACGGTAATTTGACAAAATTGTGaaattggtatttttttttccagatctgCAGTTTTCTAGATCCGTGTTCTTCAACTGGTGTGAAGCAAAAAAACAGGAAATTTGTGCTAAACAAAGAATTGAAAAAAGGGATTTGTATGATACGGAGAATAGGGAAAAGGGGGGTCTGTATGATACGGAGATTCAAATTTGTATTAAAATTGTATGATAATTGTATGCCGagtttatatgaaaattttatattaagttttctacgttgttgttgttgttgtatttaattcgtatgaatattgtatgaatgtTGAATACaatgttattatagttgtttaaatttccaaaaagctaacatgaactttatataaatttacacagttatatacatatttcatactgttttcatacatttttcatataaaaacaAATGTGAGAATTCTAAGCCTTGAgtgagatatacatatttcataccattttcatacataaagttttgagcataattttaaagccttgagcgagatatacacatttcatacagttttcatacacaaaaaattgagcgaagattttaagccttgagtgaaaattttcgtatatgttttgtaagaaatctatagttatattttataaactggAAAATatcgttatattttgtaaatatatccTATTcttacgtgtatatatatgttattctcCCTACTTTATCGTCCATGTTTCTTACTTTATACTTCCTCcggataaaataaaataaaaaaaagtgttcacttaATCATTTACATaacccttaagaaaatattaactctTAGATAAAAATAGGTGATTTGATTAAACTGcccttaattaaataaatattgaaatttgttcacataacacttaataggagaaaatttgaaaaaatcaggttaattctttcttgatttgataagtggacattcttttttactcaaaaaaaaaaatgttacgtgaacactctttttgattcGAGAGTACTAATTTGCTAAAAGGTGATTAATTTACGAGGTCGGCATATCACATGCAAATTCTTCAAACGTATGCATACAATAAATACTAACCTAAAAGCTGTTATCCAACTTCACTTAATTTGATATTCTCGAAATTATGGGCTAATCTTCACATTTATTAAGGGAAAGTCACACAAATACAAACTTTTTAAATAGGTATTTAAAGAAGTTACagctacttttaaaaaaattacgtAAATACAATTTATACTAATTTTTAACCTTTTTATTACATTTTGTACTATCTTTCATATCCCTTAAATATCTCTATGAAATGCATTAAAATGGAAAACTTGACTTTCCTAAAATTTctaggcataatacataaacagaccCTTAAACTTGGTCTCAGCTGGCAAGTATGTCCTCCAATTTGGGGTGTGCACAAGTGACACCTCAACTTGTCTAGACTGTTGAACATGTGaacacaaatgctgacgtggcaTTGATGTggcacataaattttggagggCCACGCTTGCGACGTaagcatttgtgtttacgtgttcaattttatacaagttgatgtgtctacttgtgcacacccaaagttggagggcatacttggcagctgaggccaagtttaagggtctgtttatgtattatgctaAAATTCTAAAGGAATCCCACTCAAATAGGAATCTAAATTAATAACTGACACTCCCATCCCATAAAACATGGCTTCCTTTCTGCCATCACATAtttattcttcaattttttttctctttcataaatagaaaaattaactcaatgtaaatttaaatgtgtatattttataaaatatactgtatattatataaaatatacacaTTTAAATTTATctgatttttatgaaaaaaattaactcAATGTAAATTCATATGATTATTGTAGTTTGCTTGTTCAACTTATCTAAGATATGAATACAATAATGTATGTGCTCTATTATACtgtatattatataaaatatacacaTTTAAATTTATctgatttttatgaaaaaaattaactcAATGCAAATTCATATGATTTTTGTATTCTGCTTGTTCAATTTATCTAAGATATGAATACAATAATATATAACACTTTTGtgtaatatacataaaaataatattatatttagtatatgatagttaatatacataacaaatcatattatatatagtatataatagtgaaatatatgtaatatataagtaaaattatatatatacttgttcaaAGAATTgtagtataatatatatcatataatcaatatttaaactatctgctgagtatgtgatggagactttttgaaaagtaattaatgtgttttaataaatatttaattttgttatCACTAATATAGGAAATTCCTTATTTTTAGCCTTTTATTTATAGCACTATTCTTGAATTATggtataaaatcatataataccCTATATACATATCAGGTATATATTGTAGATTATGTAATATGATAAATACTTGTAGATCATGAAATATGCTACTCATTTGCTAGTATTGATGTAACTTCCCCTATTAATTAATCTCCAAAGACTTGGGGTATTTTTTCACGCTTGTGAGGTGCGCCAGGCCTAAGTTGTAGTACTTACAACACCTAAACGGTGCGCGAAGGTTCAAGTCTATCTTGACGGACCTTCCCCTGAGGAAATTGAGTTAATTTATACAAGTTAATGATTTACGTatcaaatacaacaacaattatattGTTTCTCAatactaaacaaattgaaatagaCTATATGAACTCCCACTGATCATGTTTCTCCATTTAAATCCTAATTATTGATCGACTGATATGATAGGCATTGTAATTCCAAGAACTTTACATATTGAAGTAGAGGAACATGTATTACACCTGAAAGATGACCTTCCCCCTTAAATTCACCATCCCACCAAGCTCCCCACTAATAGTTAATTAAGTGACGCACGAAAGTCCAAGTAACAAGCTACAGTATTGATGGACCTTTGCCTAAAAACATTGAATTAATATATACCATGTGAGCGAATGATCCACGtgtcaaataaatcataaattatAGGCAGACTTAATAGGCAATGCAATTCCATGAACTTTGTTGAATTAAAAGGAACATGTGTCACACATAAAAAATGACTTTACCCCCTTCCCCactccccaccccaccccatccAAACCACAAATCCAAATTTCCCATTTATCATCCTATAAATATGAAGCTTCCCTAGTCCAAAAGACCTCAATCCATATACTGTTCCAACACAATGGCCCCTAGTTGCAACCATAACCAAAACCGTGTCCAAAATGGTCATCAATTGCCACAAGAAGTAGTAGTTGTGGTAGTTCCATTTCCAGCACACGGTCACTTGAATcaacttcttcatttttctcgTCTAATCTCATCATATAATATACCAGTCCATTATGTTACCACCACAACTCATAGTCGTCAAGTCAATTTCCGAGTTCATGGTTTTAAATCAACAAACAATATTCATTTTCACGAATTTTCAACCCCAGTTTCTAACTCTCCTCCTATTAACCCAAATTCCATAACCAAATACCCTTCACATCTTCAACTTGCTTCCCAAATTTCCACTAACCTTCGCAAGCCTGTTGCTAATATTTTAGACTCTCTTTCACATAAAAACCGGAGAATTATTATCATCTATGACTCGTTAATGGGATCCGTTGTTCAAGATTATCTCGACATTCCAAATGCAGAAGCCTACACTTTCCATAGTGTTTCGGCTTTTACTATATTTATGTACGTGTGGGAAAATATGGGAAGGCCTTTTGCTATCGACACGGATATGATAAAAGACCTACCTTCAAATGAAGGTTGTTTCAGTCCTGAGTTTGAGAAATTTGTCAAATCCGAACATGAGTATAGTAAGTTTAGTTCTGGCAAGATTTATAACA contains:
- the LOC132049118 gene encoding zeatin O-glucosyltransferase-like; its protein translation is MTTKYEVVVVIVPFPAQGHLNQLLHLSSLISSYNIPVHYVSTKTHTRQAKIRAYGLSHSNNIHFHEFSTPSFQSPPPNPNSNIKFPSHLQPSFESSYHLRNPVSSLLRSLSSTARRVVVVHDSLMAYVVQDFTSLPNAESYNFHSVSAFTIFLFLWEAMGKPFPIEAEMLENLPSLEGCFTSEFMDFMAAQRKYSKPDSGNIYNTSRVIEGKFINLLEKEPIKRNKRQWAIGPFNPVMTTRYSSNNLSICQRHKCLVWLDKQSPKSVIFISFGTTTSLKDEQIKELCIGLEESGIKFIWALRDADKGDIFSGEVRKIELPKGYEERIIIKNKGIIIRDWAPQLEILGHLSIGAFMSHCGWNSCMESLSMGVPIIAWPMHSDQPRNSLLITKFLRVGIIVNNWERRNEVVKSHIIKKVIVTLMVNNARNEIRRRAAELGVAIRRSVVEGGQTRKELDSFIAQITR